The DNA sequence AAAACCACCGCGGAGAAACACTTTGCATAGGAAATGGCCGATGGTCTGTAAGCACTGCCCAGCCTCTCCGCCCATCTTTATAGAATAATCCATAGCACTCTTTAGCATATCGTGTTTTTACGGTCAAGGAGTTTAGGCAAAAAATATGAGGGGTGGGGAATGCGCACGCTATGCATTTTCAAGGATTATCAGCGCTGCCTTTTTGTCCAGCGGTTCGTTTCCTGAGCCACATTGGGGATCCTGGACGCATGAGGGGCAGCCATCTTCGCATGGACATTCAACTATTATTTTTTTGGCGGCCTCAATCCATTCTGGCATAACATCGAGCCCCCTTTTTGTAAGGCCCACGCCGCCCTCATAGCCGTCATAAATAAATACTGCTGGCACACCGAAGGAGGGATAAATTGGATAACTTATTCCTCCAAGGTCACCTTTATCGCACATTGCAAAGAGCGGCAGGGCTGATATTGAAGCGTGCTCAAAGGCGTGGAGCCCTCCTGGAAAATCAAGGCTTTTCTTTTCGATAAGGGACTGGAGCTTTGAATCAAGCTTTATCCACAGGCCGTAAGTCTCAAAACTCCACGAAGGAAGCTCCACAGGATATCTTCCAATCTTTTCCTGGCTGAAGAGCTTTCGCCTCCAGTAGCCGATTACATTATATGTTGTTTTTAATTGTCCCCAACTGACACCTTTAAAGCTTATAGACTTTCTTTTTTCGATTTCTTTTATAACCTCTGTTTCCTCATGGATTATTGCCTGGGTATAGTAGGTTACATCTACCTCTTTGCAGAAAATCCTCGCATTAACAATATCTAAATCCTCAACCATGTATTGCCTTCCGCGGTGAAGATAGATGGCTCCGGGATGGGCCTCCCTGAAAACTTTAGAGCCGCTTATCTCTCCTATGCGTTTGTTATTGATGTAGATATTAAAAATCCTCCCTATTTCTCTTATGCTCACCTCACGCTGGGGATAACGCCTTGGCGAGAACCATATATCGCCTTTTTTGCCGGGCTTAAGGGCATCTTCGGATACAAGCTCATTTATAACAGGTGCGAGTTCATGGGTGTCATAAACAGAATCCTCTGCCCTTAAATAAATCTCTGCTGCTGCGCATGGCAGATGTTTTTTAAGTATTGATGTATTTGACGTATCAATCATCGCTGCCTCGTGACTCCTGCCAAAAAAATCATCAGGATGCCGCATAAAATACTGGTCAAGTGCATCTTTAAGGGCAACCAGTGCAATAAGAGCGTCCTGGCCATGTCGGCCGACCCTGCCAGCGCGCTGCCATGTGCTTGCAATAGAGCCTGGATAGCCTGCAAGGATACAGGCATCAAGGCCGCCGATATTAATTCCAAGCTCAAGGGCGCTTGTGGATATTACTCCTTCAAGCTCTCCTGAAAACAGCCTCCTCTCTATTTCCCTCCTCTCAGATGGAAGAAATCCAGCCCTGTAGGAGCTTACAGTGTTTTGGTATTGAGGATGGGCATCTATGAGCCAGCTATACATGAGTTCGGTTATCTTCCTTGCCTTGGTAAAGGCAATGCTTTTAAGGCCAGTATCAAGAGATAATTTAAAGAGCTTTGTTGATGCAGTGTAAGGGCTTCCATAGGGGTTTATAAAAAGAAAATGCCTGCCGCCCCTCGGAGCGCCGCAACGGTCAACAACAGTGAAATCAAGGCTTGTTAAATTTCCTGCGAGTTCAGCAGGGTTTGCAATGGTTGCCGAGCATGCGATGAATTGTGGAGAGGAGCCATAGTAGTTGCAGATTCTCCGAAGGCGCCTCAGCACCTGGGCAACATGGGAGCCAAAAACACCCCTGTATGTATGAATTTCATCAATGACAACGAATCGCAGGTTTTTAAAAAACTC is a window from the Nitrospirota bacterium genome containing:
- a CDS encoding DEAD/DEAH box helicase, whose protein sequence is MIDSLLERIKKDFKGEFAHYRYFEPEAARYSEPERPIKEEIKNVLEKRGIARLFTHQAEGIDLIKKGHHIVVMTPAASGKSLIYNIPVLEAIMDDSAAKALYLFPLKGLEQDQIKTLRELALDLNIEYPGEVYDGDTTAYRRKKIRQALPNVIFSNPDMLHLALNAFHTKWVEFFKNLRFVVIDEIHTYRGVFGSHVAQVLRRLRRICNYYGSSPQFIACSATIANPAELAGNLTSLDFTVVDRCGAPRGGRHFLFINPYGSPYTASTKLFKLSLDTGLKSIAFTKARKITELMYSWLIDAHPQYQNTVSSYRAGFLPSERREIERRLFSGELEGVISTSALELGINIGGLDACILAGYPGSIASTWQRAGRVGRHGQDALIALVALKDALDQYFMRHPDDFFGRSHEAAMIDTSNTSILKKHLPCAAAEIYLRAEDSVYDTHELAPVINELVSEDALKPGKKGDIWFSPRRYPQREVSIREIGRIFNIYINNKRIGEISGSKVFREAHPGAIYLHRGRQYMVEDLDIVNARIFCKEVDVTYYTQAIIHEETEVIKEIEKRKSISFKGVSWGQLKTTYNVIGYWRRKLFSQEKIGRYPVELPSWSFETYGLWIKLDSKLQSLIEKKSLDFPGGLHAFEHASISALPLFAMCDKGDLGGISYPIYPSFGVPAVFIYDGYEGGVGLTKRGLDVMPEWIEAAKKIIVECPCEDGCPSCVQDPQCGSGNEPLDKKAALIILENA